A part of Podarcis raffonei isolate rPodRaf1 chromosome 12, rPodRaf1.pri, whole genome shotgun sequence genomic DNA contains:
- the SUSD5 gene encoding sushi domain-containing protein 5, which yields MAPAPTRSPATFAQAVGSALLFFLLQVEADGKLFALGPRNGSQSLDLAMAHESCAAVGARLASREELRRAIRDCSFAVCTRGWLADGTVGTTVCNRTGSKPQSVKIIDVQIEMDPSPSGRYDALCVKVEGKPCGDPPSFPHTVLHGHTGFEMGDELHYVCAQGYVMSNKDAAFTLLCHTCGEWFGQVQACVKDETEGHIDYEDNFPDDRSISTEEHEHNAKEAEEKGNEQEKAIHDEKKTQFADDDNHIGVKTAYNKKGTKMIYEGEDFPIGPVIVNNDTKATKSTDSHTDESWLDGYPVTQEAVEEVDEEEGDKIDGSMGMEYDITTDQLNHADVRKTGSSPEKDFVQAVTVPSLTHSGGSKRILGTLTPTIVPENVSVSKDDNTRYVSTTPMGLITQELSSVTTATSLNLATLETSTVFHLIDPIPLPEEVDLMTSSMQVVTTTPSQNSFTDTPVVVEGEALTYGFGGKPLSTFEPCVGASCSSSDKDRMIAIGVTVVCLIVLALILAVWCFKKRQQKTSVYKLNGKDHARHQLQQIEMQKV from the exons ATGGCTCCAGCTCCTACCAGATCGCCTGCCACTTTTGCCCAGGCTGTGGGATCCgcgctcctcttcttccttctccaagtCGAAGCGGATG GAAAATTGTTTGCCCTTGGTCCCAGGAACGGCTCCCAGAGTCTGGACTTAGCAATGGCTCACGAATCATGCGCTGCAGTAGGAGCTCGATTAGCCAGCAGAGAAGAACTAAGGAGAGCCATAAGAGATTGTTCCTTTGCTGTGTGTACCAGGGGCTGGCTGGCGGATGGCACGGTCGG GACAACTGTGTGCAACAGGACAGGCAGCAAGCCACAGAGCGTGAAGATTATTGAtgtccagattgaaatggatCCCTCTCCAAGTGGCAGATACGATGCTCTTTGTGTGAAAGTTGAAG GCAAACCATGTGGAGaccccccttcctttcctcacACAGTTCTCCACGGCCACACCGGGTTTGAAATGGGTGACGAGCTGCACTATGTCTGTGCTCAGGGATATGTCATGAGTAACAAAGATGCTGCTTTTACTCTGCTCTGTCACACCTGTGGGGAATGGTTTGGTCAAGTCCAAGCTTGTGTCAAAG ATGAAACTGAGGGACATATCGATTATGAAGACAATTTCCCCGATGACCGATCTATTTCTACCGAAGAACATGAACACAATGCCAAAGAGGCAGAGGAGAAGGGAAATGAGCAAGAGAAAGCCATCCATGATGAGAAAAAGACCCAGTTTGCCGACGACGACAACCACATTGGCGTGAAAACTGCATATAACAAGAAAGGCACCAAAATGATATATGAAGGCGAGGACTTTCCCATTGGACCTGTCATTGTGAACAATGatacaaaagcaacaaaaagtaCAGATTCTCATACAGATGAGTCCTGGCTAGATGGTTACCCAGTTACTCAAGAAGCTGTAGAAGAAGTTGACGAGGAGGAAGGGGATAAAATTGACGGATCTATGGGAATGGAATATGACATTACCACTGACCAACTGAACCATGCTGATGTCAGGAAGACAGGCAGCAGCCCAGAAAAGGATTTTGTGCAGGCTGTGACAGTCCCGTCACTGACACACTCTGGTGGGAGCAAAAGAATACTAGGGACTCTAACACCAACCATTGTTCCAGAGAACGTCAGTGTAAGCAAAGATGACAACACCAGGTATGTCTCAACGACACCTATGGGACTCATCACACAAGAGTTGTCATCCGTAACCACAGCCACGAGCTTGAATTTGGCCACACTGGAGACTTCTACAGTTTTCCATCTCATTGACCCCATTCCCTTGCCAGAGGAAGTCGATCTGATGACTTCCTCCATGCAAGTAGTTACTACTACACCTTCTCAAAATAGCTTTACTGATACACCAGTTGTTGTTGAGGGAGAAGCTTTGACCTATGGATTTGGTGGGAAGCCTTTGAGCACTTTTGAACCATGTGTGGGAGCAAGTTGTTCCAGTTCTGATAAAGATCGCATGATAGCCATTGGGGTGACTGTTGTATGCCTAATTGTGCTTGCGTTGATCTTGGCAGTGTGGTGCTTCAAGAAACGGCAACAGAAGACCTCTGTTTATAAGTTGAATGGGAAAGATCATGCTAGGCACCAGCTGCAACAGATTGAAATGCAGAAAGTCTAA